The window TTTAAAGTTCGTTGGAATTCCATCGAAATATTCCGACAGAAATCCGACGGGTTTTTTGACTTTCGTCGGAATGTCGTCGGAATTTTTCTACGGATTTCCGACGAAACAGATTTTAGATTTGCAAAGttattataaatgtataatttgatacttaaaatatccaaacaacacatatataaatttataatatgaaATTAGTTCACACCATTaaagttttttatataaaaaattatttacgtATACATATCAACGTATTCGTAATATCCTCCAATAACACTTATAtacttatacaaatatattacgGTAATCtaagactagattttgattttgtataaTATCGAAtgaaacaaataattattttagttaaaccTCTTATAAATCATTGACATACTATCAAAGATTTCTATGTGATCATTAGACTgttgttttgaaaccccaaattCTTATTTCTCAAAATTCGGTCAGAAATCCGTCAAAAATGCCGATCAAATTCTGACGGAAAATACCGACGAAATTTCGACGGACTTTAACCCCGACCAATCAAAAGACATGCAGAAACTCATAGTTTCTCGAGGCTTCCTTTGGCGATATTCTCGAAacattccgacggaattccgacgaaATATATGTGACGAACagttttcgtcggtatgtcgtcggaatttTTCACTTTACCCAGGAAGAAAATTCGcgaaatttatttgattaaccGCTTAAAATAGAACCGACCGAATTCTGACGGAAACTGTCTGTcagtttatttttaatatataagccgccccttcttcttcctcctcattTTTTCTCTTCTCCTCTGCAATTTTTGCGGTCTTACTCCTCTCTTTGTCTCAGAAATCTGTGACTCCGACCCCAAATCCTCCAAATCCTTTCCCCAATCATGTAAGTCATCAAAACCCCTCTTTAGATTACATTTTTTTAGGTCGGAATTGTAGATTTGTGGATTTTAGGTTTTGAATCTGAAGATTTAGGATAGAATTGATAGTTTTAGGagttatatgttgttagatttTGTTTTAGGTTGTTGTTTTGTAGGTAGATTAAAACTTTTAGATGTTAAGATTTTAGAAATATAtgttaaacatttttataagaaccttttttgtgtatttataattattgaaaagttttatttaaatatatatatatacgttttcaagtttttattatcttttattgtttcaaaacgtttttataattttatataacgtttaagatttttataaaacattttaagtttttataaaaaaaatttaagtttgttataatttataaaacgttttttggtttctaaaatttatcaaaacCTTTTTCACCTTTTTAAAATCCTTTTCAATCTATAAaatgtttttgtgttttttttagatttaattaaaatatttttcagttaTTAGAAAAAGGTTTCAATtacaaaaagtttttaaaaattttaaaaacgtttgctctttttaaaaaaaaatattttcaatttataaaccgttttatgtttttaaaaatttataaaaacatttattataaaggatttaaaaaacaattatactaCAAAAAcgtttttctaattttaattatatatataaagaattagaaatatttattataaagatttttaaaaaataaatatcttaaaaaacgtttttctaatttttaaattttatatatatttcacgaattaaaaaatatttattataaatatttaaataaaatccgttttattttttttaaaaaaatatttataaagtccgtcggaatttcgtcgGAAATATgtccgtcggaatttcgtcgGAAACATgtccgtcggaatttcgtcgGAAACATgtccgtcggaatttcgtcgaaaatctgtccgtcggaatttcgtcgGAATTCTGTCCGTTGGAGTTTTGTCGGAATTGTATCCGTTGGACTTTTGTCAAAAATATGTCCGTCGGATTTCGTCGGAAATTTATCCGAAATTTcgacgaaattccgacgaaatTTTTAATTCCGACGAGTTATAACCTACGACTATTTTCGTCGGAAATTTGTCGGAAATGGCTTATTCCGACGGATTTCCGACGAAATCGTCCGTAGAAAActatatgttttcttgtagtgattttTATATAACAGTTCGAATTCGGTTTTTGTTTTTCCGGTTTGGTTTTAGATAGGTACTTCAGGTTGAGGTAAAAACGTCGAGGCCTAGTTCTCGAGAAAAGAAAGAGCAACCCAGTTTCAACTAGTGAAAGGCAAACAATTACGACAAGGAGAGAACCTTCTTTTGTATCCAAGTTGTTGTAGAGCTAACCTTTTAAGTGCCTTCTAGCCAATGTATCGCTTCGGAATCATGAATTTGTCTAATGTGCGTGTTAACATTAACAATACAAGaacttaaaatattatataactcAAATAACGGCTACACTTGACCGAGCAAGTCAACACAAATAATATCCAAGGAGTTAAACATTTTCCTCGTGGGAAATAAACGGGTTTGAGTGTGGACATGTACGTGTCTGTGCTCGTCAGCTTCAGATTTCAtttgacaaaaagaaaactaCCTCCCAATTCTCCACGGTCATgtgattttaattatttaaacaaacTATGAAATATATCATTACAATCCACTACAAATAAAATTGCATATGCAATACGAAAATATGTATATTGCAATTGGTTATCATTtgacatatttatatattatttatttgcgttttaaaaagatatttatttattttaatgattaaGTTGTTTTGGGTTTGAAGATCTGTATAGTTTTTAAGGTGAggcaaaaaaattaaagtaactTTTTTTATGAGACGGTTTCAACCGTTCTCAAAATTCATTGGTTGAATTTTTCAACATCAATTTCGATTTTGTGTCTCTTTTCGAACGTGGGCTTTAGGACAACAATTGAAGATTTTTTACGGGTTTTTTCTCTCGTTAGCCACATTTATCTTtctttatgttttagttatgtTTGATTATCATTTTACTGTTGAATATCTCTCTGATTGTAATCGACTTAGTCCATTGGACgcttaattttaatataagtattggttgttctgaaaaaaaaaagactctttttttttgaaaaaaaaaaaagactcttTCTAACGGAAATCGAACATATgctcttttagatttttactAAATGATTAAAGAGTTTTAGCCATAAGCCATGTAATTAAACTCCACGTTGGCGACATATACTTTCGATGATATTTGACTCTTTTATACCTTAAATTTATAGTTGTACTATTTTGTAAGGAAACCCCATAAGACTCGAGCATATTGTAAGTGAAAGAGAGATGCCACAGTTTctggtttttcttctttttgggacaaaataaatcatttttcttAGATCTCTGAATTGAACGGTCAAGATTGTGTATTATTTCAGGAGATTAAGATCCTACATGTCCCACGTGCATAAAAACTgcatcatctctctctctctctttcagaGTCTTTTGTCTATAAAAAGCCTCTCGGCCCACACTTGTTTGAAGACAGTACACTAACTCAAAAGACAGAGAGATAGAGCAAAAGAAACCTTCCATTTCAAGAAAGCATCATTCTTGTTTGTTGGTGTGTCCGAAAATGGAAGATCTTGAAGATGAGTACAAGAATTATTGGGAAACCACAATGTTCTTCCAGAATCAAGAACTCGAATTCGACAGGTATTTTTAGAACATAGcatatctttttttcttttggttgtttgtttgtttgttagttAGTCATTATACATTAAATGAGATTGTTTAAATGATTTAGCTGGCCGTTGGAAGAAGCGTTTTCGGGTTCCGGTGACTCGAGTTCGCCGGACGGAGCAGCAACCTCTCCGGCTTCTTCAAAGAACGTTGTCTCCGAGAGGAACCGACGGCAAAAGCTTAACCAGAGACTCTTCGCTCTCCGATCAGTCGTTCCCAACATAACCAAGGTGTGATTCATTCCATTAATGGCTctcatattaattttattcaactgtctcttttaatttatttatttatccaaaTAATTTAATGATAAGTTTCGTCACCAGCAAATATTTTCTTGGGTCAATACATATTAAATAATCTAGTGaacttttctcttctttcttttagaGGAAACAAAACCATTGTTATAGTTAAACCAAATTCTGATCCTCTACAACCATATCAACCgaaactaaaatatgatttcgtAAGGGCATAGGCATCTATGGATATCTTAAAGAGTATATTAAGAATAAACAATAATActagaatattaaaaaaaaaataagagagaaaACGAAAAAGTCtctcatataaaaaaatattttgaaaagtgTCAAATTTTGAAAGGGTATCTCATCCAATGTGAATGGGCTAAGTACCTTGATAACATAGTTTGTATACGTGTAATATGATTGATCAGATTTGGATTTACTTCAATTATGTTCTTATACATGTATACACAGTTGGACAAGGCATCTATCGTCAAAGATTCAATCGACTATATGCAAAAACTTATTGATCAAGAGAGAAGACTAGAAGCAGAGATCCGAGAGCTGGAATCACGATCAGTATTGCTAGAAAATCCTATAAAAGATTATGATTGCATCAATAATTTCCTTGAAAATCAGCAGCAAGATCTCTTAGACAATAATGTCACGAGATCAAAGAAGTCCAGGCAGATGGATTACAATACTTCTGGATCATCAGTTGCTGGACTACATAATCAATCCCTCATTGAAGTTCTCGAAGTAAGTCGTATGCATCTTTTGTTATGTctttgttttgtatatttacCAATAGTAAAACTTGATtccaaatttttataaaatgaaaaagatgAAGGTGACGTGGATGGGAGAGAGGACAGTGGTGGTATGCATAACATGTAGCAAGAGGAGAGAAACAATGTTGCAGCTTTGTAAAGTATTGGAGTCTTTGAATCTCAACATTGTCACTACTAACTTCTCTTCCTTCTCCTCTCGTCTCTCCACCACTCTCTTCCTCCAGGTAACTTTCTCTAtcgatcttttttatttttacattttcaaatgTGTGGTAAATTTGCTACATTTTGTGTTAATTAGCACAAATGTAGTGAAACATATATCACTGTTTGAGGTTAAAGTTTGAACTCTATATAACggaattacattttttttaaatgtcttGTTTTGGTTCATACTTTTATTTTTCAGTGATCGAATTAAGTTATACTATCTccgtttcaaaaatataatttttttagtatttttcacacatattaagaaaacacattaaactaccataataaatattttattttctgtaattttcaataacttttaataaatattaattcaataaagtcaattaatttttttgaagtttacaacttttttcatagaaaacacaaaaatacatctttgtgaaacaattttttttaatataaaatttatcttaatggaacggagggagtatgttTTTTCGAACAATCAGTTAAGAACATTCTATCAAAAATTGTTTAGATTGATATTCTGATGTTAATTAGCTTTAAAACTAGCTGATGGCACTTGCCGGCTTTAAATACACCGACCAAACATATTTGTCCATTTATTCGGTCACAACTATTAAGATTTTTAGATattagtaaattatatatatatatatatataatttataccAAATTTAGaccttaatatatatttttcattttggtaatttgggaGAAAAAAATTGTCGCCTGACGGCACGTAGACAACCTTTCAATCAATCAATTATGCGAATAAAAACATAAGACTAAATAGTCAAAACATGCTTTAGTAAAAGTGGATTCATTATTGGTTACAGAAATTGCTTGTTCTTACAAAAATGATTAAAACAATCCAAACTAGCTATTTTTTGGGAAATCACTATCAAAttcaaaagataaaactttAGACGGGCCCATTTAATTACCACTTTGTTCACACATGCCTCCATTAAGTGGCCCTTAATTCACACTATTACACTTTAAGTATAAGTATTTAACAATCTTggttatatatttcatatcatctatctatatatataaaaatatgttcgcCTCCCTCCTGTGATGTCACGTCATCAAGTCGTGCGTTATGtgagtgacacgtgtcccattttatatttggggtcaaaataaaacaaaaagctgTCAGGAGTAATTGAACCCAACACATCCAGCACTgataatttctcttagaaccactaggctaaaatcactttttataaatatgaagccgcgaaaatacttattatcgtgttggctggaagcccatgcttcttctgcttgtggccagggccgGCACTGGACTAatgtcaagatgaagatcgtgaaattaaaaactttgctccaaacagttttgcaatgtttccaacctttataacttgatgcatataatttgatacatttgttgtacacgattttattagttttacttttaaaaaaaggtatttgcagttataaatgttttgtgccaatgaagtaatggttgaaaaacctctatacatatccctttcttattatttgaggagcattaaaaataaataaccttTAGTTCATGTGTTTATTACAAGTGTGCCATTTCTTATGTGGCAACTCCACAAGCTCTCTCACATATTCTATTTAAAACCCCTTTGTTAACTAGAGTAATTACACAACATGCCATTGATCAAAACATTATAATTACCTTAGTTTTGTCTACATTTGTCACATATATACGTTGATACGTATTACATCAAATCTTATCATTTATTTCTTGCGTTAGTTACCTTAACCGAAGTTCTAcgtattatatcaaaaattttaaagttatgtTAATTACCTTGACTGAagttttttcattaatttgttTCAATACAAAAACATTACTGACATACGTAGTGgtctaattttttaattcaaaaatgaatataaatgcGAAAAATTAATGTTCGATTATCAACCAAAGTTTGTTTTTCTGTAAAATCCTAAAAAGTATTTGATGATCAATACGTGCTCAAGTGattgattttcttaaaaatgcgaaaaaatatttgttctcttaaaaatatatcaagaaaaaaaactttttttcttaaaatagtgAAACAGAAGAACCATGCATACGACATATACTTGCCCCAATTCATTAAATTGCTAGATGATCTCCGCTTTGCGATTGTAGAAACTAAGGTACAATACGATTTTCTGGCATACACATATAAAAACTTACCTTAGGTGATCTATCGTAATTAAGATTTTAACGCCAACTTGCATAATGCAAATAATGGCGGAGCAAATTGCCCATGATTCAAATGTTATTTGCAAGGAAGAAATTGATTGATGATTGGGAAAAATGAAACTTCTAATAACTttgacatatttttaaattacaaatttGGTAAACTGATGGTAATAATACGTGATTTGCAAGGACTTGATTTTTGTATATAAGGAACGTATATTAAGGTTCAAATGATTGTAATCAATTAATAATCGTGaacttttttgaatttgttCAATTGCGATTGATAAAAGGAAATTTGCATTAACTATTTACAATATTAAAGTAATTCTCAACTAAGATTGGAACGCAAGTTATGTGTAATATTCAATTTAGTTACGACCATTATTTTGAATCTATATGACCACACGGcgatttttttttagtataaaTATACGGCTTCTATAATTCAGAAAACTCACCACACATTTTTTCTCGACTTTGCTCATATCAAAACATTCTCTCAAGCAATCAAATGGTTGGCTTTAACTTTGTTTCCGATTTGAAACCATTCAAGacattgtttcttttatattttattagtctattatttatgttttgttttattttatatttataatttattttatgcaaataaatatacaatttttaaacaaaattttcgcAGCTTAATTTAGATTGACATATTAAATTTCGTCTAACCCTTACTTTATAACATATAGTATTTTTTGctatgactttaatttttattatgtctacatattaaaagtgataatattttgaaatctattTATTCCGCGCATggcgcgggttatcacctagtatcattttaaaataacacccaacttctatatatagtcaatacatatatccatgttatattctagactaaatattttctcttttaaaaatatagaaaacagtttttttagtctacaagcaaatgttgtagagcaagtatgcattatacaaaataatatatatttaaaattcatacgcaaaaacataaaagttgatatagacctctttctgacacatgcacactccactatgaataagaattaaaaaaaaaacagtattgtcttcaaactttatcacaaatccacatttgtacatctataattatgagttggacaattagttaatttgatacaatatcaaagcaaaaataatcgaaaaacaactatatcaccgcatactaataagtaacacataacagataaccaaattcttgaatcttaaaacaaatttcaactcgagcatttagtgaatatcaaattaactaatattccgcctgtagggcgggccgaccctagtaatCAATAAACTAAAGCTTcaattatattttgataaaaaaaagcttCAATTATTGAGGTGGCCTCGAGCCCATCACTTCTTTTTGGGCATTGACTTTTCCTAGGGGTTAGATTCTCTCAAAAGCTTTACCTCAATCAAATAAATTTCTGTGGAAGTCGCATCGTGTCGCATAACGCGTCGTCGAAAACGTATAGCAGAACCTGATAAACGTGGCTATTTATAACCTCACACGCTTTTACATTTTGTCTCTTTCCTCGTACAGTTTTGCACGTGATTTTCAGCTTTCTCACAAAAAACATACTAATACTCTTCTTTCACAAAAAGTgtcattttaatgattttttcagaaaataaaaaatgttatttagaattctaaaacaattaatatttactttgacattactattagttataaaatatgttggttttatagataattttatttatctcaatactattagttaaatatgtgtaattaattaaagcataaatatatatcaattttttaatttatgttaaaaatgtTAACAGTTTTTTGCGAAATGGAAAAAATAATAGACAGTTGACAATATTTAACTGTGTTATTCTCGAATTATGTCAAATTTTCATGTGTTTTAACTTCAAATGAAATGATTACAAATATGTTTAATGCAACgtataatactttttatttattttatgaaaagCTATAGTAGTCCTAGTGTAGCCCCTTTGTTATTATTCTTTCTgacaaaatttatattaaaacagaacTAAAATATGAGGTATTTCAATCCGTAAACCCtagctttttcttttgttctggGTTTTTGGTAGCTCTTATGTTTGctatatttagtttgaatagTTTCTCagtctatttttcttattatagTATTATGACTTAACATTCTATTTCTTACAGAATTGATTATAATAGTCTGTTGTTGGTTGGAAAAACCAATTACTACAAATATGAATATTTCGTGAATAAAACGAATATAATAATATTGTGTTGTGTTCTCCCACATTTATAACATTTTAGCTCTAATAATATAATCAGGCGCTAAAAGTACAGTAAAGTAGACTATTGAGAAATGGAGTCATGGAAATTGGGGAGTTGGTGAAATCTTACTCCAATAATTTTTTCCTAAAAAGTGGATCATTTCATTTTCCAACCTGTCTTTATCTGTCGTTTTCGAATCATATAAAGCAATTAATTATCCACCTTTTTGCTTCCacgaaaaataattatattaatgccatttctcaaaaataaataaataattatattacttaTGCTTGTAGTACATTGCTCCATCTATTCatattattaatgttttattataatgcacagatattaattttttttatcaaaagtaTCACTaaattacaatttaaaaatagtttatttaataataaataaaaataataaaaattcaacTGATAACatagttttttaaaattacatagATTTGTgcaaacatcatatatt of the Brassica rapa cultivar Chiifu-401-42 chromosome A03, CAAS_Brap_v3.01, whole genome shotgun sequence genome contains:
- the LOC103861918 gene encoding transcription factor bHLH27 isoform X2, with protein sequence MEDLEDEYKNYWETTMFFQNQELEFDSWPLEEAFSGSGDSSSPDGAATSPASSKNVVSERNRRQKLNQRLFALRSVVPNITKLDKASIVKDSIDYMQKLIDQERRLEAEIRELESRSVLLENPIKDYDCINNFLENQQQDLLDNNVTRSKKSRQMDYNTSGSSVAGLHNQSLIEVLEMKVTWMGERTVVVCITCSKRRETMLQLCKVLESLNLNIVTTNFSSFSSRLSTTLFLQADEEERRTLETKIQTAIAAHNDPSCFINL
- the LOC103861918 gene encoding transcription factor bHLH27 isoform X1, translating into MEDLEDEYKNYWETTMFFQNQELEFDSWPLEEAFSGSGDSSSPDGAATSPASSKNVVSERNRRQKLNQRLFALRSVVPNITKLDKASIVKDSIDYMQKLIDQERRLEAEIRELESRSVLLENPIKDYDCINNFLENQQQDLLDNNVTRSKKSRQMDYNTSGSSVAGLHNQSLIEVLEMKVTWMGERTVVVCITCSKRRETMLQLCKVLESLNLNIVTTNFSSFSSRLSTTLFLQVTFSIDLFYFYIFKCVVNLLHFVLISTNVVKHISLFEVKV